The following DNA comes from Cellulomonas soli.
GACGAGCGGCACCCCGGCCGCCACCTCGCACGCGCCGACGAGCTCACCGAGGTCGGGCGGCGTGCGGCGGGCGGTGCGGGCTGGTGCAGGGACCGCGTCCTGCACGCGTCGGCCGCCCGCCGCGACGTCGGCCTCGAGGCGGGCGACGGCAGCGCGGCGACGCGCGGCGGCCTGCCCGAGCAGTGCCCGCAGCTCGTCCACCCCGGCTCCCGTCCGGGCGCTGACCGCGAGCACCGGCACCGCGCCCAGACCGTCCTCGACCGCGAGCCTCCGCACGTCGGCCACGCAGGCCGCGACATCACCCTCGGAGAGGCGGTCGGCGTGGTTGAGCACGAGCACCATGACCGCGGCGTGCCCGGCCAGCGGGCGCAGGTACCGCGTGTGCAGGACCGCGTCGGCGTACTTCTGCGGGTCGAGCACCCACACGATGAGGTCGGCGCGCGCGTACAGCCGCTCGGCCACGGCGCGGTGCGCGGACTCCACTGAGTCGTGGTCCGGCAGGTCGAGCAGGACCAGACCGGGCAGCCCGCCGGACGCGACCTCGACCCGCGCACGCACGTCGAGCCAGTCGAGCAACGCGTGCGCCTCGGCCGCGCCGGTGCCGTCGTCCGGTCCGGCTCCTGGCCAGACGGCCGCGACCGGCTCGGCCGTCGTCGGGCGCAGCAGCCCCTCCTGCGCGACGTCCGTCCCGGTCAGGGCGTTGGCGAGGGACGACTTGCCGGAGCCGGTGGCCCCGGCCAGGGCGACCACGGTGCGCTCCGGTGCGAGCGCCAACCGCTCGCGCACGCGCGCCACCGTCGCGGTCAGGTCGACCACGAGCGCGGAGGGCAGCCGACCGTCACCGGCCGCCGCGGCCTGCTCCAGGGCGTCCACCCGGTCGGCGAGGTCACCGCTGCGCACCCCGCGCGTCACCGCTCGTCCCGCGATCGGCGACGCCACCAGCGCCACGACCGGCGCGCACCGGTCGACTGCCCGACGTCGCCGGTCGGTTCGATGCCCCCTGCTCCCGGCTCCCCGGGCAAGAGGTCCGCGCCGCGCAACCGGCCGACCGACGCCGTCCCCACCCGCCGCTGGTCGTCGTCCGGCGCACCAGCCGTCACGGGCGGCCGCGGGGCGGCCGCGACACGCTGCACCGCGTCCCGCACCCCGCGCGCGTCGTCGGCGCCCAGGCCGAGCGCATCGAGCGGCACGACGAACCGCGCCGACTCCCGGTCCGCCACCGTGCCCAACCGGGTGGTGAGCCTCTCCTGCGCGGTCCGGGTCAGGCGGCGGACCGCGTCGTCGCCGAAGACCGCCTCGAGCACGCGCTGGGCCAGGACCGCCGCGCCGCCCGCGATGCCCACCTCGGCACCCGTCAGACCGCCCGTCGAGGCGAACACGGCGAGCATGAGCGCCGCACCGAGCCCGTTGACACCGAGCGAGAAGGCACGAGCCGCCGTGCGCCGGCCCGCGCCCTCGTCGACCACCAGCGCCAGCACGTCGTCCTGCCAGGCCCGCACCTCGGCCGCCACGTCGGCCCGCAGCCGGGCGCGGTCGCCGGGGCCGACCTCGTCCAGCAGCCCGGCCCCTGCCTCGTCGGCGCGCCACGACGAGGCCACCTGCTCGGCGGCCGTCGACAGCGCGTCGACGACGAGGACGTCGAGGTCGTGCCCGATCGCCTCCTGGAGCGCCGGGACAGCCGGGGGCCGGCCACGCAGCGCGGCGACGAGCCGGTCGCGCAGCCGGGAGACCTGACGTTCCAACGAACGGAACAGCTCGCCGGTGCCGACCAGCTCCTGCCAGCGGGCCAGCACCTCGC
Coding sequences within:
- a CDS encoding GTPase, translating into MASPIAGRAVTRGVRSGDLADRVDALEQAAAAGDGRLPSALVVDLTATVARVRERLALAPERTVVALAGATGSGKSSLANALTGTDVAQEGLLRPTTAEPVAAVWPGAGPDDGTGAAEAHALLDWLDVRARVEVASGGLPGLVLLDLPDHDSVESAHRAVAERLYARADLIVWVLDPQKYADAVLHTRYLRPLAGHAAVMVLVLNHADRLSEGDVAACVADVRRLAVEDGLGAVPVLAVSARTGAGVDELRALLGQAAARRRAAVARLEADVAAGGRRVQDAVPAPARTARRTPPDLGELVGACEVAAGVPLVVEAVRGSAARAGRAATGWPPLRWVHRWRADPLRRLHLRAGTPREATTTRTGLHVPLPAPPRPGSTPDAQARAGAVQAAGGPVTRARVSEAVRTYVRAALEGAPPAWADAARAAAPVDALPDALDQAVAATTLLPDRAPRWWRVAAVLHGALLAAAAVGLLWLGLLAVLAYLRLPEPSTPRWGGLPVPTALALGGLLAGVLLALLASLLVGWGARRRAAAAGRRLRAAVRAVANERVVDPVAAELDRWTLCRTSADRAAGAAHRSHDPEGAR